A genomic window from Glycine soja cultivar W05 chromosome 10, ASM419377v2, whole genome shotgun sequence includes:
- the LOC114371430 gene encoding uncharacterized protein LOC114371430: protein MHPEFPDEDIMSFFEDEVDDEDKDKWIVWFDYASNALGHGVGAILVSPDKQYIRFMARLGFDYTNNIAEYEVCALGIQAVIDFKVKLLKVYGDSALVIHQLRGEWETRDHKLVSYQAYIRKLIEFFDDIIFYHIPRKENQMDDALATLASMFQLTPHGDFPYIEFRCRGKPAYFCLIEEEQDGKPWYFNIK, encoded by the coding sequence ATGCATCCAGAATttccggatgaggacatcatgtcCTTTTTTGAGGACGAAGTAGATGATGAAGATAAGGACAAATGGATTGTGTGGTTTGACTACGCGTCTAATGCACTAGGCCATGGAGTTGGGGCGATTTTGGTTTCCCCTGACAAACAATATATACGTTTCATGGCTAGATTGGGTTTTGACTACACAAATAACATAGCTGAGTATGAGGTATGCGCCCTTGGGATCCAAGCGGTAATTGACTTTAAGGTCAAGTTGCTCAAGGTATATGGGGACTCAGCCTTGGTAATCCACCagttgagaggggaatgggagaCCAGGGATCATAAGTTGGTATCCTACCAGGCCTACATCAGGAagttgatagaattctttgatgaCATAATCTTTTATCACATTCCTCGAAAGGAGAATCAGATGGATGATGCCCTTGCCACTCTAGCGTCCATGTTCCAATTAACCCCACACGGGGATTTTCCATACATCGAATTCAGATGTCGTGGCAAGCCTGCATATTTCTGCTTGATAGAAGAAGAGCAGGATGGTAAACCTTGGTACTTcaatatcaaatga